The Temnothorax longispinosus isolate EJ_2023e chromosome 7, Tlon_JGU_v1, whole genome shotgun sequence genome contains a region encoding:
- the LOC139815912 gene encoding uncharacterized protein isoform X2: MDIPAESPPSAKKRRTLTEESKQRPLECEQKFQRPLECIREFKLPQQFPSTIEQARKSGIGVKPLSSDVSASGPKSDVRVPYNLQKLRILSPKGRDLGEFNVKLKPAEPQGSSMITIAKLKPVKKLLTLAPIPHPMFPQRILPQSIGNIPKKNWTQLSCGRSIISCVDNGSGLHQQQSKTQPMNIILLNDQGMEDKVKKQMLNSNININTKLMPINAKAPSTNGISSKRSVCQTVDSSNRKYVVIHRGTSDTDVRNCTRIQETAAENTNVFSAIKTHSHKELVKSPCLAKSKKFARNSSDKNGAPLSDKSFKTNKKKRVYTAINTENGWKMIRPSRSAKLGQKYNQIDKNLNHDGLRDNSRENFNSNEVLHKSHKSNSLQAKSDVVPKSQVPENEVLAQASTKDVTNVPDLDTVGRETQCDDTQSEGSKAESRNDHLVVDDHARDTPEPQQITDAVQSNVQDENSPREDLSDRLSIIKKAMDSVKDNELRELALKALADCGIGIERYVPIRPPEDHKAVHDTQVQTTVFGLLDPNSFILINKDLEDVHRLDQVTLQDMPDNGNRLADDPHSNNNFVSKDPDVSEQERPFDVDSFMEEFWKEDTDALKMKETLSMTRVRCNSLLENLQRDFERVKEYDQNGMLNIHNAVVSDNVYLVRRQLIVLQHCKQSVDISTEDGVTSLELAIKYDACSEIVKLLLDAGAQPVISRSIHESAVIIASKQSSPMLPMLVSRVSNSDLLDQIDSDGLAAIHYCSIHGNLEGVRALISAGATVDLKDMKSGRTALFHAIDNSHTSVTQVLLNSGAVANIANYAGQTALSILSDPKSLAFKMSLKKDVT, translated from the exons ATGGACATTCCGGCGGAATCCCCCCCGTCGGCGAAGAAAAGGCGCACGCTGACGGAGGAGAGCAAACAGCGGCCGCTGGAGTGCGAACAGAAATTCCAGCGGCCGCTGGAATGTATACGGGAATTCAAGCTGCCGCAGCAGTTCCCCAGCACGATAGAACAGGCTCGGAAGAGCGGTATAGGTGTCAAGCCTCTCTCGTCGGATGTGTCAGCATCCGGTCCCAAGTCGGATGTCCGAGTTCCCTATAATCTGCAGAAGCTGAGAATCCTGTCTCCAAAAGGAAGAGATCTGGGTGAGTTCAACGTGAAGCTGAAACCCGCCGAGCCGCAAGGGAGCAGCATGATTACCATCGCCAAGCTCAAGCCTGTTAAAAAGTTACTGACGCTAGCTCCGATCCCGCATCCGATGTTTCCACAGAGGATACTTCCGCAGAGCATCGGAAACATTCCGAAGAAAAATTGGACACAGCTGTCTTGCGGCAGGAGCATTATTTCTTGCGTTGATAATGGAAGTGGGTTGCATCAGCAGCAATCTAAGACCCAACCGATGAACATAATACTCTTGAATGATCAAGGTATGGAAGATAAGGTGAAAAAACAGATGcttaatagtaatattaatattaatactaaatTAATGCCAATTAATGCCAAGGCACCTTCTACGAATGGGATAAGTTCTAAACGTTCTGTGTGTCAAACTGTTGATAGCAGTAATCGTAAGTATGTAGTAATACACCGTGGAACAAGCGATACAGACGTTCGTAATTGTACAAGAATTCAAGAAACTGCTGCTGAGAATACCAATGTTTTTTCAGCTATAAAAACACATTCGCATAAAGAACTTGTCAAATCACCGTGTCTCGCAAAGAGTAAGAAATTTGCAAGAAATTCTAGCGATAAGAATGGCGCACCGCTGTCTGACAAaagttttaaaacaaataagaaaaaacgTGTATATACTGCTATAAACACGGAAAATGGTTGGAAAATGATTAGGCCTTCGAGGAGTGCGAAACTTGGACAGAAATACAATCAGAttgataagaatttaaatcaCGACGGCTTACGTGACAACAGTAGAGAAAATTTCAACAGTAATGAAGTCTTGCACAAGTCGCATAAAAGTAATTCACTTCAAGCTAAGTCTGATGTAGTTCCTAAGAGTCAAGTGCCCGAG AATGAAGTTTTGGCGCAGGCAAGTACAAAAGATGTCACGAACGTCCCAGATCTCGATACAGTTGGACGCGAGACACAGTGTGACGATACGCAAAGCGAAGGTTCGAAGGCAGAATCTCGAAATGATCATCTGGTTGTCGACGATCACGCGAGGGATACTCCAGAACCGCAACAAATTACAGACGCTGTACAATCAAATGTACAGGATGAGAATTCGCCTCGGGAAGACCTGTCGGATCGATtgagtattataaaaaaagcgATGGATAGCGTGAAGGACAATGAGCTGCGCGAGCTGGCGTTGAAGGCCCTGGCCGACTGCGGCATCGGAATCGAGAGATACGTCCCGATACGCCCGCCGGAGGATCACAAAGCCGTGCACGACACGCAAGTGCAGACCACGGTGTTCGGCCTGCTCGATCCTAATTCCTTTATATTGATAAACAAAGATTTGGAAGACGTTCACAGGCTAGATCAGGTTACTCTTCAAGATATGCCCGACAATGGAAATCGATTAGCGGACGATCCGCactctaataataatttcgtatCCAAGGACCCTGATGTAAGCGAGCAAGAGAGACCATTCGACGTAGATAGTTTTATGGAAGAATTTTGGAAGGAGGATACAGATGCCCTTAAAATGAAGGAGACTTTATCGATGACGAGAGTAAGATGTAACAGTCTTCTGGAGAATCTGCAAAGAGACTTTGAACGTGTTAAAGAATACGATCAAAATGGCATGTTGAATATACATAACGCCGTCGTCAGCGATAACGTCTATCTCGTTCGGAGACAATTAATAGTACTTCAGCACTGTAAACAAAGCGTCGATATATCAACTGAGGATGGAGtg ACGAGTTTGGAATTGGCGATCAAGTATGACGCGTGCAGCGAGATAGTGAAGCTCTTACTCGATGCCGGAGCACAGCCGGTGATATCAAGATCCATACACGAATCGGCAGTGATTATAGCCAGCAAACAATCGTCACCGATGTTGCCAATGCTCGTCAGCCGGGTCTCGAATTCGGATTTACTCGATCAAATTGATTCGGACg GTCTCGCGGCGATACATTATTGCAGTATACACGGTAATTTGGAAGGAGTCAGGGCGCTTATATCAGCCGGTGCGACTGTAGATCTGAAGGATATGAAATCGGGACGGACAGCATTGTTTCACGCAATAGACAATAGTCATACGTCGGTGACGCAAGTATTGTTAAATTCCGGTGCTGTCGCGAACATTGCGAATTACGCGGGGCAAACTGCTCTGTCCATACTTAGCGATCCGAAAAGTTTAGCTTTTAAAATGTCATTGAAAAAAGACGTGACGTGA
- the LOC139815912 gene encoding uncharacterized protein isoform X3: MDIPAESPPSAKKRRTLTEESKQRPLECEQKFQRPLECIREFKLPQQFPSTIEQARKSGIGVKPLSSDVSASGPKSDVRVPYNLQKLRILSPKGRDLGEFNVKLKPAEPQGSSMITIAKLKPVKKLLTLAPIPHPMFPQRILPQSIGNIPKKNWTQLSCGRSIISCVDNGSGLHQQQSKTQPMNIILLNDQGMEDKVKKQMLNSNININTKLMPINAKAPSTNGISSKRSVCQTVDSSNRKYVVIHRGTSDTDVRNCTRIQETAAENTNVFSAIKTHSHKELVKSPCLAKSKKFARNSSDKNGAPLSDKSFKTNKKKRVYTAINTENGWKMIRPSRSAKLGQKYNQIDKNLNHDGLRDNSRENFNSNEVLHKSHKSNSLQAKSDVVPKSQVPEASTKDVTNVPDLDTVGRETQCDDTQSEGSKAESRNDHLVVDDHARDTPEPQQITDAVQSNVQDENSPREDLSDRLSIIKKAMDSVKDNELRELALKALADCGIGIERYVPIRPPEDHKAVHDTQVQTTVFGLLDPNSFILINKDLEDVHRLDQVTLQDMPDNGNRLADDPHSNNNFVSKDPDVSEQERPFDVDSFMEEFWKEDTDALKMKETLSMTRVRCNSLLENLQRDFERVKEYDQNGMLNIHNAVVSDNVYLVRRQLIVLQHCKQSVDISTEDGVTSLELAIKYDACSEIVKLLLDAGAQPVISRSIHESAVIIASKQSSPMLPMLVSRVSNSDLLDQIDSDGLAAIHYCSIHGNLEGVRALISAGATVDLKDMKSGRTALFHAIDNSHTSVTQVLLNSGAVANIANYAGQTALSILSDPKSLAFKMSLKKDVT; encoded by the exons ATGGACATTCCGGCGGAATCCCCCCCGTCGGCGAAGAAAAGGCGCACGCTGACGGAGGAGAGCAAACAGCGGCCGCTGGAGTGCGAACAGAAATTCCAGCGGCCGCTGGAATGTATACGGGAATTCAAGCTGCCGCAGCAGTTCCCCAGCACGATAGAACAGGCTCGGAAGAGCGGTATAGGTGTCAAGCCTCTCTCGTCGGATGTGTCAGCATCCGGTCCCAAGTCGGATGTCCGAGTTCCCTATAATCTGCAGAAGCTGAGAATCCTGTCTCCAAAAGGAAGAGATCTGGGTGAGTTCAACGTGAAGCTGAAACCCGCCGAGCCGCAAGGGAGCAGCATGATTACCATCGCCAAGCTCAAGCCTGTTAAAAAGTTACTGACGCTAGCTCCGATCCCGCATCCGATGTTTCCACAGAGGATACTTCCGCAGAGCATCGGAAACATTCCGAAGAAAAATTGGACACAGCTGTCTTGCGGCAGGAGCATTATTTCTTGCGTTGATAATGGAAGTGGGTTGCATCAGCAGCAATCTAAGACCCAACCGATGAACATAATACTCTTGAATGATCAAGGTATGGAAGATAAGGTGAAAAAACAGATGcttaatagtaatattaatattaatactaaatTAATGCCAATTAATGCCAAGGCACCTTCTACGAATGGGATAAGTTCTAAACGTTCTGTGTGTCAAACTGTTGATAGCAGTAATCGTAAGTATGTAGTAATACACCGTGGAACAAGCGATACAGACGTTCGTAATTGTACAAGAATTCAAGAAACTGCTGCTGAGAATACCAATGTTTTTTCAGCTATAAAAACACATTCGCATAAAGAACTTGTCAAATCACCGTGTCTCGCAAAGAGTAAGAAATTTGCAAGAAATTCTAGCGATAAGAATGGCGCACCGCTGTCTGACAAaagttttaaaacaaataagaaaaaacgTGTATATACTGCTATAAACACGGAAAATGGTTGGAAAATGATTAGGCCTTCGAGGAGTGCGAAACTTGGACAGAAATACAATCAGAttgataagaatttaaatcaCGACGGCTTACGTGACAACAGTAGAGAAAATTTCAACAGTAATGAAGTCTTGCACAAGTCGCATAAAAGTAATTCACTTCAAGCTAAGTCTGATGTAGTTCCTAAGAGTCAAGTGCCCGAG GCAAGTACAAAAGATGTCACGAACGTCCCAGATCTCGATACAGTTGGACGCGAGACACAGTGTGACGATACGCAAAGCGAAGGTTCGAAGGCAGAATCTCGAAATGATCATCTGGTTGTCGACGATCACGCGAGGGATACTCCAGAACCGCAACAAATTACAGACGCTGTACAATCAAATGTACAGGATGAGAATTCGCCTCGGGAAGACCTGTCGGATCGATtgagtattataaaaaaagcgATGGATAGCGTGAAGGACAATGAGCTGCGCGAGCTGGCGTTGAAGGCCCTGGCCGACTGCGGCATCGGAATCGAGAGATACGTCCCGATACGCCCGCCGGAGGATCACAAAGCCGTGCACGACACGCAAGTGCAGACCACGGTGTTCGGCCTGCTCGATCCTAATTCCTTTATATTGATAAACAAAGATTTGGAAGACGTTCACAGGCTAGATCAGGTTACTCTTCAAGATATGCCCGACAATGGAAATCGATTAGCGGACGATCCGCactctaataataatttcgtatCCAAGGACCCTGATGTAAGCGAGCAAGAGAGACCATTCGACGTAGATAGTTTTATGGAAGAATTTTGGAAGGAGGATACAGATGCCCTTAAAATGAAGGAGACTTTATCGATGACGAGAGTAAGATGTAACAGTCTTCTGGAGAATCTGCAAAGAGACTTTGAACGTGTTAAAGAATACGATCAAAATGGCATGTTGAATATACATAACGCCGTCGTCAGCGATAACGTCTATCTCGTTCGGAGACAATTAATAGTACTTCAGCACTGTAAACAAAGCGTCGATATATCAACTGAGGATGGAGtg ACGAGTTTGGAATTGGCGATCAAGTATGACGCGTGCAGCGAGATAGTGAAGCTCTTACTCGATGCCGGAGCACAGCCGGTGATATCAAGATCCATACACGAATCGGCAGTGATTATAGCCAGCAAACAATCGTCACCGATGTTGCCAATGCTCGTCAGCCGGGTCTCGAATTCGGATTTACTCGATCAAATTGATTCGGACg GTCTCGCGGCGATACATTATTGCAGTATACACGGTAATTTGGAAGGAGTCAGGGCGCTTATATCAGCCGGTGCGACTGTAGATCTGAAGGATATGAAATCGGGACGGACAGCATTGTTTCACGCAATAGACAATAGTCATACGTCGGTGACGCAAGTATTGTTAAATTCCGGTGCTGTCGCGAACATTGCGAATTACGCGGGGCAAACTGCTCTGTCCATACTTAGCGATCCGAAAAGTTTAGCTTTTAAAATGTCATTGAAAAAAGACGTGACGTGA
- the LOC139815912 gene encoding uncharacterized protein isoform X1, whose translation MDIPAESPPSAKKRRTLTEESKQRPLECEQKFQRPLECIREFKLPQQFPSTIEQARKSGIGVKPLSSDVSASGPKSDVRVPYNLQKLRILSPKGRDLGEFNVKLKPAEPQGSSMITIAKLKPVKKLLTLAPIPHPMFPQRILPQSIGNIPKKNWTQLSCGRSIISCVDNGSGLHQQQSKTQPMNIILLNDQGMEDKVKKQMLNSNININTKLMPINAKAPSTNGISSKRSVCQTVDSSNRKYVVIHRGTSDTDVRNCTRIQETAAENTNVFSAIKTHSHKELVKSPCLAKSKKFARNSSDKNGAPLSDKSFKTNKKKRVYTAINTENGWKMIRPSRSAKLGQKYNQIDKNLNHDGLRDNSRENFNSNEVLHKSHKSNSLQAKSDVVPKSQVPEVNTQNVMTVIPNNKTLSSNQNEVLAQASTKDVTNVPDLDTVGRETQCDDTQSEGSKAESRNDHLVVDDHARDTPEPQQITDAVQSNVQDENSPREDLSDRLSIIKKAMDSVKDNELRELALKALADCGIGIERYVPIRPPEDHKAVHDTQVQTTVFGLLDPNSFILINKDLEDVHRLDQVTLQDMPDNGNRLADDPHSNNNFVSKDPDVSEQERPFDVDSFMEEFWKEDTDALKMKETLSMTRVRCNSLLENLQRDFERVKEYDQNGMLNIHNAVVSDNVYLVRRQLIVLQHCKQSVDISTEDGVTSLELAIKYDACSEIVKLLLDAGAQPVISRSIHESAVIIASKQSSPMLPMLVSRVSNSDLLDQIDSDGLAAIHYCSIHGNLEGVRALISAGATVDLKDMKSGRTALFHAIDNSHTSVTQVLLNSGAVANIANYAGQTALSILSDPKSLAFKMSLKKDVT comes from the exons ATGGACATTCCGGCGGAATCCCCCCCGTCGGCGAAGAAAAGGCGCACGCTGACGGAGGAGAGCAAACAGCGGCCGCTGGAGTGCGAACAGAAATTCCAGCGGCCGCTGGAATGTATACGGGAATTCAAGCTGCCGCAGCAGTTCCCCAGCACGATAGAACAGGCTCGGAAGAGCGGTATAGGTGTCAAGCCTCTCTCGTCGGATGTGTCAGCATCCGGTCCCAAGTCGGATGTCCGAGTTCCCTATAATCTGCAGAAGCTGAGAATCCTGTCTCCAAAAGGAAGAGATCTGGGTGAGTTCAACGTGAAGCTGAAACCCGCCGAGCCGCAAGGGAGCAGCATGATTACCATCGCCAAGCTCAAGCCTGTTAAAAAGTTACTGACGCTAGCTCCGATCCCGCATCCGATGTTTCCACAGAGGATACTTCCGCAGAGCATCGGAAACATTCCGAAGAAAAATTGGACACAGCTGTCTTGCGGCAGGAGCATTATTTCTTGCGTTGATAATGGAAGTGGGTTGCATCAGCAGCAATCTAAGACCCAACCGATGAACATAATACTCTTGAATGATCAAGGTATGGAAGATAAGGTGAAAAAACAGATGcttaatagtaatattaatattaatactaaatTAATGCCAATTAATGCCAAGGCACCTTCTACGAATGGGATAAGTTCTAAACGTTCTGTGTGTCAAACTGTTGATAGCAGTAATCGTAAGTATGTAGTAATACACCGTGGAACAAGCGATACAGACGTTCGTAATTGTACAAGAATTCAAGAAACTGCTGCTGAGAATACCAATGTTTTTTCAGCTATAAAAACACATTCGCATAAAGAACTTGTCAAATCACCGTGTCTCGCAAAGAGTAAGAAATTTGCAAGAAATTCTAGCGATAAGAATGGCGCACCGCTGTCTGACAAaagttttaaaacaaataagaaaaaacgTGTATATACTGCTATAAACACGGAAAATGGTTGGAAAATGATTAGGCCTTCGAGGAGTGCGAAACTTGGACAGAAATACAATCAGAttgataagaatttaaatcaCGACGGCTTACGTGACAACAGTAGAGAAAATTTCAACAGTAATGAAGTCTTGCACAAGTCGCATAAAAGTAATTCACTTCAAGCTAAGTCTGATGTAGTTCCTAAGAGTCAAGTGCCCGAGGTAAATACACAAAATGTTATGACAGTTATACCTAATAATAAAACTCTTTCCTCTAATCAGAATGAAGTTTTGGCGCAGGCAAGTACAAAAGATGTCACGAACGTCCCAGATCTCGATACAGTTGGACGCGAGACACAGTGTGACGATACGCAAAGCGAAGGTTCGAAGGCAGAATCTCGAAATGATCATCTGGTTGTCGACGATCACGCGAGGGATACTCCAGAACCGCAACAAATTACAGACGCTGTACAATCAAATGTACAGGATGAGAATTCGCCTCGGGAAGACCTGTCGGATCGATtgagtattataaaaaaagcgATGGATAGCGTGAAGGACAATGAGCTGCGCGAGCTGGCGTTGAAGGCCCTGGCCGACTGCGGCATCGGAATCGAGAGATACGTCCCGATACGCCCGCCGGAGGATCACAAAGCCGTGCACGACACGCAAGTGCAGACCACGGTGTTCGGCCTGCTCGATCCTAATTCCTTTATATTGATAAACAAAGATTTGGAAGACGTTCACAGGCTAGATCAGGTTACTCTTCAAGATATGCCCGACAATGGAAATCGATTAGCGGACGATCCGCactctaataataatttcgtatCCAAGGACCCTGATGTAAGCGAGCAAGAGAGACCATTCGACGTAGATAGTTTTATGGAAGAATTTTGGAAGGAGGATACAGATGCCCTTAAAATGAAGGAGACTTTATCGATGACGAGAGTAAGATGTAACAGTCTTCTGGAGAATCTGCAAAGAGACTTTGAACGTGTTAAAGAATACGATCAAAATGGCATGTTGAATATACATAACGCCGTCGTCAGCGATAACGTCTATCTCGTTCGGAGACAATTAATAGTACTTCAGCACTGTAAACAAAGCGTCGATATATCAACTGAGGATGGAGtg ACGAGTTTGGAATTGGCGATCAAGTATGACGCGTGCAGCGAGATAGTGAAGCTCTTACTCGATGCCGGAGCACAGCCGGTGATATCAAGATCCATACACGAATCGGCAGTGATTATAGCCAGCAAACAATCGTCACCGATGTTGCCAATGCTCGTCAGCCGGGTCTCGAATTCGGATTTACTCGATCAAATTGATTCGGACg GTCTCGCGGCGATACATTATTGCAGTATACACGGTAATTTGGAAGGAGTCAGGGCGCTTATATCAGCCGGTGCGACTGTAGATCTGAAGGATATGAAATCGGGACGGACAGCATTGTTTCACGCAATAGACAATAGTCATACGTCGGTGACGCAAGTATTGTTAAATTCCGGTGCTGTCGCGAACATTGCGAATTACGCGGGGCAAACTGCTCTGTCCATACTTAGCGATCCGAAAAGTTTAGCTTTTAAAATGTCATTGAAAAAAGACGTGACGTGA
- the LOC139815912 gene encoding uncharacterized protein isoform X4 — protein sequence MDIPAESPPSAKKRRTLTEESKQRPLECEQKFQRPLECIREFKLPQQFPSTIEQARKSGIGVKPLSSDVSASGPKSDVRVPYNLQKLRILSPKGRDLGEFNVKLKPAEPQGSSMITIAKLKPVKKLLTLAPIPHPMFPQRILPQSIGNIPKKNWTQLSCGRSIISCVDNGSGLHQQQSKTQPMNIILLNDQGMEDKVKKQMLNSNININTKLMPINAKAPSTNGISSKRSVCQTVDSSNPIKTHSHKELVKSPCLAKSKKFARNSSDKNGAPLSDKSFKTNKKKRVYTAINTENGWKMIRPSRSAKLGQKYNQIDKNLNHDGLRDNSRENFNSNEVLHKSHKSNSLQAKSDVVPKSQVPEVNTQNVMTVIPNNKTLSSNQNEVLAQASTKDVTNVPDLDTVGRETQCDDTQSEGSKAESRNDHLVVDDHARDTPEPQQITDAVQSNVQDENSPREDLSDRLSIIKKAMDSVKDNELRELALKALADCGIGIERYVPIRPPEDHKAVHDTQVQTTVFGLLDPNSFILINKDLEDVHRLDQVTLQDMPDNGNRLADDPHSNNNFVSKDPDVSEQERPFDVDSFMEEFWKEDTDALKMKETLSMTRVRCNSLLENLQRDFERVKEYDQNGMLNIHNAVVSDNVYLVRRQLIVLQHCKQSVDISTEDGVTSLELAIKYDACSEIVKLLLDAGAQPVISRSIHESAVIIASKQSSPMLPMLVSRVSNSDLLDQIDSDGLAAIHYCSIHGNLEGVRALISAGATVDLKDMKSGRTALFHAIDNSHTSVTQVLLNSGAVANIANYAGQTALSILSDPKSLAFKMSLKKDVT from the exons ATGGACATTCCGGCGGAATCCCCCCCGTCGGCGAAGAAAAGGCGCACGCTGACGGAGGAGAGCAAACAGCGGCCGCTGGAGTGCGAACAGAAATTCCAGCGGCCGCTGGAATGTATACGGGAATTCAAGCTGCCGCAGCAGTTCCCCAGCACGATAGAACAGGCTCGGAAGAGCGGTATAGGTGTCAAGCCTCTCTCGTCGGATGTGTCAGCATCCGGTCCCAAGTCGGATGTCCGAGTTCCCTATAATCTGCAGAAGCTGAGAATCCTGTCTCCAAAAGGAAGAGATCTGGGTGAGTTCAACGTGAAGCTGAAACCCGCCGAGCCGCAAGGGAGCAGCATGATTACCATCGCCAAGCTCAAGCCTGTTAAAAAGTTACTGACGCTAGCTCCGATCCCGCATCCGATGTTTCCACAGAGGATACTTCCGCAGAGCATCGGAAACATTCCGAAGAAAAATTGGACACAGCTGTCTTGCGGCAGGAGCATTATTTCTTGCGTTGATAATGGAAGTGGGTTGCATCAGCAGCAATCTAAGACCCAACCGATGAACATAATACTCTTGAATGATCAAGGTATGGAAGATAAGGTGAAAAAACAGATGcttaatagtaatattaatattaatactaaatTAATGCCAATTAATGCCAAGGCACCTTCTACGAATGGGATAAGTTCTAAACGTTCTGTGTGTCAAACTGTTGATAGCAGTAATC CTATAAAAACACATTCGCATAAAGAACTTGTCAAATCACCGTGTCTCGCAAAGAGTAAGAAATTTGCAAGAAATTCTAGCGATAAGAATGGCGCACCGCTGTCTGACAAaagttttaaaacaaataagaaaaaacgTGTATATACTGCTATAAACACGGAAAATGGTTGGAAAATGATTAGGCCTTCGAGGAGTGCGAAACTTGGACAGAAATACAATCAGAttgataagaatttaaatcaCGACGGCTTACGTGACAACAGTAGAGAAAATTTCAACAGTAATGAAGTCTTGCACAAGTCGCATAAAAGTAATTCACTTCAAGCTAAGTCTGATGTAGTTCCTAAGAGTCAAGTGCCCGAGGTAAATACACAAAATGTTATGACAGTTATACCTAATAATAAAACTCTTTCCTCTAATCAGAATGAAGTTTTGGCGCAGGCAAGTACAAAAGATGTCACGAACGTCCCAGATCTCGATACAGTTGGACGCGAGACACAGTGTGACGATACGCAAAGCGAAGGTTCGAAGGCAGAATCTCGAAATGATCATCTGGTTGTCGACGATCACGCGAGGGATACTCCAGAACCGCAACAAATTACAGACGCTGTACAATCAAATGTACAGGATGAGAATTCGCCTCGGGAAGACCTGTCGGATCGATtgagtattataaaaaaagcgATGGATAGCGTGAAGGACAATGAGCTGCGCGAGCTGGCGTTGAAGGCCCTGGCCGACTGCGGCATCGGAATCGAGAGATACGTCCCGATACGCCCGCCGGAGGATCACAAAGCCGTGCACGACACGCAAGTGCAGACCACGGTGTTCGGCCTGCTCGATCCTAATTCCTTTATATTGATAAACAAAGATTTGGAAGACGTTCACAGGCTAGATCAGGTTACTCTTCAAGATATGCCCGACAATGGAAATCGATTAGCGGACGATCCGCactctaataataatttcgtatCCAAGGACCCTGATGTAAGCGAGCAAGAGAGACCATTCGACGTAGATAGTTTTATGGAAGAATTTTGGAAGGAGGATACAGATGCCCTTAAAATGAAGGAGACTTTATCGATGACGAGAGTAAGATGTAACAGTCTTCTGGAGAATCTGCAAAGAGACTTTGAACGTGTTAAAGAATACGATCAAAATGGCATGTTGAATATACATAACGCCGTCGTCAGCGATAACGTCTATCTCGTTCGGAGACAATTAATAGTACTTCAGCACTGTAAACAAAGCGTCGATATATCAACTGAGGATGGAGtg ACGAGTTTGGAATTGGCGATCAAGTATGACGCGTGCAGCGAGATAGTGAAGCTCTTACTCGATGCCGGAGCACAGCCGGTGATATCAAGATCCATACACGAATCGGCAGTGATTATAGCCAGCAAACAATCGTCACCGATGTTGCCAATGCTCGTCAGCCGGGTCTCGAATTCGGATTTACTCGATCAAATTGATTCGGACg GTCTCGCGGCGATACATTATTGCAGTATACACGGTAATTTGGAAGGAGTCAGGGCGCTTATATCAGCCGGTGCGACTGTAGATCTGAAGGATATGAAATCGGGACGGACAGCATTGTTTCACGCAATAGACAATAGTCATACGTCGGTGACGCAAGTATTGTTAAATTCCGGTGCTGTCGCGAACATTGCGAATTACGCGGGGCAAACTGCTCTGTCCATACTTAGCGATCCGAAAAGTTTAGCTTTTAAAATGTCATTGAAAAAAGACGTGACGTGA